Genomic DNA from Paenibacillus borealis:
TTTGTAAGAAACGTAAATAGAAATCCAATCAACCCGAGACCTGTGCTTAATAATATTTTCTTGCTCATGGCTATATTTCCTTCGGGCCTTTTTGAACGCTGCGGATAAAGAGCACCCCGGTATTGCAGGCGATTTCTATCGTACGTCCATAATTGCCACCCGTGTCCTCCGCGATCAGCGGAATGTTCAATGCGTCCAATGCTAGTTTGCAGGATTCCACATTACGAGGCCCGATCCTCATGGTGTCACTCCCCCCGGCAAATGCGAACATCTGCGAGCCTCCGGCCATCTTGGCCACAATCCGGCTCCGGACCGCCCCTAGCGCCAGCAGGCGGGATAAAAGCTCAGGCACAGCGGTATCGGCAAACTTGGCAATATTCATCTGTCCTTCCCGGGCAATATCCGACGAGGGCAGCATGACATGTGCCATGCCCGCAAGTCTTTTGCCGGGATCAAACAGTGTCAGGCCAACACAGGAACCAAGACCGGTCGTACGGATAAGACTGTCCTGGCTGCCTATGTTAAGATCCGCCATGCCTACTTTAATAATGCTCTGTTCTTCAATCATTATCAAACGGTACTCCTAATGCCTTGAATATTTTGGGGAATGATTCGGGATCGGGAATAAGGAAAAATTGCCCTTCAATCTCATTTTGGCCTTCCAGAAACGTCGTATCGATCAGCAGCGCATCATCACCCATCTGACCGAACTGCAGCAGCCCGTATCCAAGAATTGCCCCGGCCATATCCATAGCAAGCGCCGGTACCGTCGGATACATGGAGAGTGAGGTAAAGTCAGCCAGCGAGGAGAGGTAGGAGCCGGCAAGGATATTGCCGATTTCGCTCAATGCGGATAACTCCATTTCACTGAGCTCTTCACCGCCTGAAATCTCAATTCCGGCAATCCGGCTGAGCAGGTTGGTCGCTGCTTCCGGAGAGAGAATGAAGAACAGGTTGCCCGGAGCTTCACCTTCAACACGCAGGAAAACTGCATAAACCAATTCCTCAGCTCCGCCGACCTTATCGGTAATCTCCTCAAAGCTGAGGAGCTGTACCTTAGGTACAGCCATATCAATCGGCTTATTGAGCAGCTGCGATAACGCGGTGGCGGCGTTGCCGGCTCCAATATTCCCGACTTCTTTCAGCACATCCATTTTGAAATCCTTGAAGTTTTTGAATAGCTCCACTGGCTAGCCCTCCAGGCTTTCCAGTTGCACGATTTCGCCCTTGTTAAGCACCTCGGACAAGTTGAGCATTATCAACAGACGGTCTTCTCCAATTTTGGCCACCCCGTCCAGATACTTCGCTTTGATCCCGCCCACAACATCCGGTGGTATATCAATAATGTCACGGTTCAAATCAATAACATCATTCGCTGAATCGACGATGAAGCCGACTTCCATCTCATTCACATTCACTATAATGATCCGGGTCTGGTCTGTATGCTCTGCTTCCTCAATGCTGAAACGGCCGCGCAGATCAATGACGGGGATGACTACACCGCGCAGATTGATTACACCTTTGATAAACGAATAGGTCTTGGGTACGCGGGTTATCGGCATCATGCGCTCGATGGTCTGGACTTTCTCCACTTCAATGCCGTATTCTTCAGTGCCAAGCTTAAATACTATGACTTTGATATCTTCAGCCATGGAATGAACCTCCCTGTTCTATCCTGATTATTTAATAAAAGCATTCGGATCAATAATAAGTGCAACTTGTCCATCACCAAGGATAGTGGCTCCGGAAATCCCCTGAACCTCAGGCAGATACTTGCCGAGATTCTTGATTACAATCTCGTTCTGCCCGATAAAGTCCTGAACCGCCAGGGCAACCAGGCGCTCTCCCTTGCGTACAACCACAATCTCTGTCTCTTCTTCCGTGCTTTCATCATAGTCCGGAATTGAGAAGATCTTGCTAAGTGATACGAGCGGAATATGGCTGCCCCGGAATTCCAGCATTTTGTTGCCGTGAATGGTACGGATCTGAGACTGTTTCACAATGCCTGTTTCTACTATGGAAGACAGCGGAATTGCATATTTCTCTGAACCCAGGCGGACTAGCATGGCTGCGATAATCGACAGGGTCAGCGGAAGCTGAACGGAGAAATTCGTCCCTTTACCCGGTGTAGAGTAAATGGTTACGTTCCCGCCCAATGATGAGATCTTTGCTTTTACTACATCCAGTCCGACCCCGCGGCCCGATACGTCGGAGATCACCTCTGCAGTACTGAAGCCCGGAGCGAACAGAAGCTGATAAGCTTCATCATCTGACATCGCATTGGCCTGCTCCTGGGTAATAGCACCTTTCTTAACAGCAGACCCCAGAATCTTCTTCGGATAGATGCCTCTGCCGTCCTCTTCAATCTCGATAAAGACATGGTTGCCGCTATGGAAAGCCCGGAGGTGGACGGTCCCTGTCTCCGGCTTGCCGGCAGCGACACGGTCTGCTATGGACTCAACACCGTGGTCTACTGCATTACGCAGTAAATGCACAAGCGGATCACCAATCTCGTCAATTACAGTACGGTCCAGCTCTGTGTCAGCGCCTGTAACGATCAGATCCACTTTCTTGTCAAGCGATTTGGCTAGATCGCGGACCATCCGCGGGAACCGGTTAAATACGGTATCCACCGGCACCATGCGCAGCTTCATCACTATGTTCTGCAGATCCCCGCTGACCCGGCCCATATGTTCAACCGTTTCGGTAAGGTCCCCGTTCTGCACTTCGGAAGCCAGCTGCTCCAGACGAACGCGGTCAATGAGCAGCTCACTGAACAGATTCATCAATACATCCAGACGCTCGATGTCCACGCGGATCGTCCGGGAAGGCGAAGGCGCTCCGCCAGCTCTGGCCGGAGCGGCCTTGTTCTCTTCCCTGCCATGTGCGGAAGCAGCCGGTGAAGCGTTAGAGGCAGCAGGAGCGGCCTCTAACGCCGGAGCAGGGGCAGGCGCTTCTGCGGTAGCTGCAACACTCTCCTGTCCCATCTGACGCAAGGATTCCTGATCAAGCGCTACGGCTGTAACCGTATCGATCTCCGACAAATTCAGGATCATCTTCTGAATTTCGCCGGCATCCTTTTGGGTTATGTAGTAGAGGGAGAAACCGTAATCGAATTTCTCCTGCTCTATGTCCTGAACCGAAGGGAAGGACTTGACAACTTCTCCTGAACGCTCCAGAAGGTCGAAGACCATATATGCACGCACTGCTTTGAGCTGACAGTCTTTGCGGATGGCCACATCAACATACAGCACCTGATGGCCTTCCTGCAGCGACTGCTCCAGCACAGAGTACTGGAATTCATCCAGATACACCTGGGCATCGGCAGCATTCCCGGCAGCGGCAGCAGTTACTTCTGCAGCGGCTCCGCCGGCAGCGGGTACCTCGCCCCGGACAATAGCCTGGAGGGAAGATACGATTGCCGAAACATCAGCCTTACCCTCGCCTCCGCCTGTGATATCCTCAACCATGGATTCCAGAGCGTCAATACTCTTGAACAGGGTGTCAAAAATGAAATCCTGCATCCGCAGTTTATTGTTACGCACCAGATCGAGCACGTTCTCCATTTGATGCGTAAGCGAAGCCAAATCCTCAAAACCCATTGTAGCCGCCATACCTTTCAAGGTATGGGCAGAGCGGAAAATTACCTGGACAATACTCAGATCTTCAGGATTTGCTTCCAGCCCCATCATGCTTTCGTTCAATGACTGCAGATGATCATTTGACTCATCAATAAACATGGATAAATATTGGTTCATGTCCACTAACGAGCACCTCCCCTTCGAGTTCGCTTTTCCTTTATTTAACGGCTTGCACCAGCCTTGGAGCAATGTCTTGCAAAGGCAGGATATGTTTCACGCACTGTAGCTCCACTGCAGACCGTGGCATTCCATAAACGACACAGGTCTCTTCACTCTCGGCAAAGGTTGACGTCACACCCGAGTCATAGAGTGCCTTCATCATACGGGCCCCGTCGCTGCCCATCCCGGTCATAATGACCGCATGACGTTCAAGCGAGGTAAGCTGCAGTACCGATTCAAACAGTGTATCTACAGAAGGCCGATGGCCGTTGCGGGCTTCTTCTTTGGTAAGCTCAATCACATATTGACCGCCGGCTGCCGGAGCAACCTTCAGATGATAACCGCCGGGAGCTATATACGCAGCCCCCTGCCGCAGGACCATGCCATGCTCCGCTTCAGCAACGTCAAGCGCGCTGAAGGTATTCAGCCGCTGGGCCAGCGATTTGGTGAAATTAGGCGGCATATGCTGAACAATGACAATCGGTGCCGGGAAATCACCGGGGATATTCTCCAGGAACGCCTTAAGCGCTCTGGGACCGCCAGTTGAGCATCCTACAGCAACCAGCTTGCGCAGGCCCCTGCTTCCGCTTACCGCATTTGCCTGTGCCGCAGGAGGCTCAAAGAAACCTCCTGCAGCCGTTTCAGCGGCAGCAGACCGCAGATCCGGAATGGCTGCTCCGGAGTCCCCTTGGATCCGGCTTCTAAAGCGTTCGGAAGCGGGTTTAGGCACTGCCGCAGCCGGCTTAACCAGCCGCTTCGGAACTTCACTGACGGGGCTCTTCACTTGCGGATTCTTGTCTGCCGGGAGCTCCAGAGGCGCATTGCCCTTCGGCTTCAGTGTCCCCTGGACCGGCTTGCGCAGGGAGTCCGTTTCCTTCTTGAGCGGCTCAATCTTCCGTTTCACTGGTTCTATGACCGTTCGCGGAGCAGGAGACGGCGCCGGCAGAACTGGCTGATCAGCAGGAGGCAGATCCGGAGTCTTGTAAGCAGAAGCCCTTGCTTCACGCTGTTCGCGGGCCAGCATGGCTTCTTTCATCTGCTCACGGAGAGATTCCCCGACTGCGATAATATCCTGGGAGTTTGAAATGGACGGCTTTCGGATGAAATCGAAAGCCCCCCATTCCAACGCCAGAATTGTTTCTTTCATCCCCTCTTCATTAATACCTGACAGCATAATGACTGGAAGCGGACGCTGGGCCATTATTATTTTCAGCGCCTCCAGACCATTCATTTCCGGCATTTCCACATCCATGGTCACCAGATCCGGACGAAGCTCATTCACTTTCTCGATAGCTTCACGGCCGTTGGAAGCCGTTGCTGTTACCTGATAATCAGCATCGTTTTCAATTAAATCGGATATGATTTTACGCATAAAAGCGGAATCATCCACAACCAAAACCTTATATGGCCTCATAGCATTTCCACCTCTGTCCCTCAAATTCAGAACAATTATTTGTTTCGTTTCAACCACTTGCTGATGAACCCCTTGATGCCTTGTACTTTAGCGGTTTCTACTGAATCAACAGCCAGATAGCTCAGCGCTAGCCGGTGCACATCCTTGGCTGCTATACTGTTCGGAAAAGCCACTGAGAATGGAATTTGTTTCTTTACTGCCTGAACTACATGTGCATCACTGCTTATATAACCCAGAAACGGGAGTTCAAGCTGCAGAAACCGGCTGGCGGCCATGCGGATTTTATCACTGGTCACTCTTGCTTCCCGCTCATCCCCCGCCTGATTGACAATCAGCCTGAAGGTAACCTCCGGATGCGAATTATGAACTACTTTCATCAGCGCGTACGCATCCGTAATGGCGGTAGGCTCAGGTGTCGTGACAACCAGACAGTCATCGGCAGAAGTGATAAACTTCATCGTTTCCTTAGACAGTCCAGCCCCTGTGTCAAAAAGTATAAAGTCCATCGTATCGGCAATTTGCGCAATCTGAGTGGTAAAGTAATCCAGATCAGCTTCCGAGAGTGAGAACAGCTCATCCATTCCGGAACCGCCTGCGATAAATGGTAAGGATTCCGGACCGAGTTGAATGATCTGTCCGATGTCGGCTTCCCGCTTAAGCAGATGGTACAGATTGTATTTCGCTGACACACCCATAAGCACGTCGATGTTGGCCATGCCAATATCGGCATCGAACAAAAGAACTCTCCGTCCCATGGATTTCAGTGCGAGTGCAAAGTTAAGGGTGAAATTCGATTTCCCGACGCCCCCCTTTCCGCTGCATACGGTAATGATCCGGGCGGAGACTCCGCTGCCGGAGACCTGCTTGGAGTCCTGGCTGGATACTAACCGTCTTAAGGATTGCGCCTGATCCATCACTCGCCCCCTGTTCCCAGCAGCATTCCGGTAATCTGCTCTCTGGTAGCCATCAGAAGATCATCAGGAACATTCTGGCCATTCGTAATATAAGAGAGCTTTAGCGGAAAATCATTCAGAACATTGAAGAGCGGGCCATAGCTGCCTGTTTCATCCAGCTTCGTGAATATAACCTTATCCAGCTGGTATCTCCCAAAGTGCTCGGCGATCTTTTTCATGTCGCGGCTTTTGGATGTCAGGCTGAGCACCAGAAAGGTTTCGCTCTTGAGCTCCTTGGCAAGCAGACTCTGCAGTTCGGCTACCAGCATTTCATTGCGGTAGTTCCGGCCTGCAGTATCCATAAGCACCAGATCACAGCCCTCAAGGCGGAACATGGCTCTTTGCAGATCTCCGGGCGATTGGACAACCTCCAGCGGCATATTCAAAATGGATGCGTATGTTCTAAGCTGTTCGACTGCTGAAATCCGGTAAGTATCAGAGGTAATCAGGCCCACTTTACGGCCCTGCCTAAACAGCTGTTCCGCTGCCAGTTTGGCTATGGTTGTCGTTTTGCCTACACCGGTAGGTCCGGCAATGTACACGATCTTTGTATCGGGGGCAATGCCTCCGGCGATACGGCCGGCCAGAAATTCACTAATCTGCTCTTCGAGCACCTCACCGAAGTGACCGGGGCTCCAGCCGCTTCCTTCTTCGCGGTAGCGTTCCAGGACATTTCCAATCCATTCATCCACAAGTACGGCGTCCGTCTCCTGATCCATCAGACGGCCTTTGAGCACTTCCAGCGCATCCGGCAATTCAGCTGCCCCGGAGGAATAACGGGCAATACGTTCCATCCACTGCTTCATATCCC
This window encodes:
- a CDS encoding chemotaxis protein CheW — translated: MAEDIKVIVFKLGTEEYGIEVEKVQTIERMMPITRVPKTYSFIKGVINLRGVVIPVIDLRGRFSIEEAEHTDQTRIIIVNVNEMEVGFIVDSANDVIDLNRDIIDIPPDVVGGIKAKYLDGVAKIGEDRLLIMLNLSEVLNKGEIVQLESLEG
- a CDS encoding chemotaxis protein CheA, which produces MDMNQYLSMFIDESNDHLQSLNESMMGLEANPEDLSIVQVIFRSAHTLKGMAATMGFEDLASLTHQMENVLDLVRNNKLRMQDFIFDTLFKSIDALESMVEDITGGGEGKADVSAIVSSLQAIVRGEVPAAGGAAAEVTAAAAGNAADAQVYLDEFQYSVLEQSLQEGHQVLYVDVAIRKDCQLKAVRAYMVFDLLERSGEVVKSFPSVQDIEQEKFDYGFSLYYITQKDAGEIQKMILNLSEIDTVTAVALDQESLRQMGQESVAATAEAPAPAPALEAAPAASNASPAASAHGREENKAAPARAGGAPSPSRTIRVDIERLDVLMNLFSELLIDRVRLEQLASEVQNGDLTETVEHMGRVSGDLQNIVMKLRMVPVDTVFNRFPRMVRDLAKSLDKKVDLIVTGADTELDRTVIDEIGDPLVHLLRNAVDHGVESIADRVAAGKPETGTVHLRAFHSGNHVFIEIEEDGRGIYPKKILGSAVKKGAITQEQANAMSDDEAYQLLFAPGFSTAEVISDVSGRGVGLDVVKAKISSLGGNVTIYSTPGKGTNFSVQLPLTLSIIAAMLVRLGSEKYAIPLSSIVETGIVKQSQIRTIHGNKMLEFRGSHIPLVSLSKIFSIPDYDESTEEETEIVVVRKGERLVALAVQDFIGQNEIVIKNLGKYLPEVQGISGATILGDGQVALIIDPNAFIK
- the flhF gene encoding flagellar biosynthesis protein FlhF; this encodes MRVKRYVVDTMPDAMHSIRSELGSDAVILSTKEIKVGGFMGMFTKKKIEVVAAVEDTKKPAAQEKSPAQPMNIPRNAVPQAYQKAASASAPQAGQVKETTSARSFAEIAAALADPVDQGGGGVAVMPALSKTEQLDVMAGEPVKEHPPVPSPEESRQALSAIFESLETEAPAPGGTPAQESDVLREIRDMKQWMERIARYSSGAAELPDALEVLKGRLMDQETDAVLVDEWIGNVLERYREEGSGWSPGHFGEVLEEQISEFLAGRIAGGIAPDTKIVYIAGPTGVGKTTTIAKLAAEQLFRQGRKVGLITSDTYRISAVEQLRTYASILNMPLEVVQSPGDLQRAMFRLEGCDLVLMDTAGRNYRNEMLVAELQSLLAKELKSETFLVLSLTSKSRDMKKIAEHFGRYQLDKVIFTKLDETGSYGPLFNVLNDFPLKLSYITNGQNVPDDLLMATREQITGMLLGTGGE
- a CDS encoding MinD/ParA family protein, producing MMDQAQSLRRLVSSQDSKQVSGSGVSARIITVCSGKGGVGKSNFTLNFALALKSMGRRVLLFDADIGMANIDVLMGVSAKYNLYHLLKREADIGQIIQLGPESLPFIAGGSGMDELFSLSEADLDYFTTQIAQIADTMDFILFDTGAGLSKETMKFITSADDCLVVTTPEPTAITDAYALMKVVHNSHPEVTFRLIVNQAGDEREARVTSDKIRMAASRFLQLELPFLGYISSDAHVVQAVKKQIPFSVAFPNSIAAKDVHRLALSYLAVDSVETAKVQGIKGFISKWLKRNK
- a CDS encoding chemotaxis protein CheC; protein product: MDVLKEVGNIGAGNAATALSQLLNKPIDMAVPKVQLLSFEEITDKVGGAEELVYAVFLRVEGEAPGNLFFILSPEAATNLLSRIAGIEISGGEELSEMELSALSEIGNILAGSYLSSLADFTSLSMYPTVPALAMDMAGAILGYGLLQFGQMGDDALLIDTTFLEGQNEIEGQFFLIPDPESFPKIFKALGVPFDND
- the cheB gene encoding protein-glutamate methylesterase/protein-glutamine glutaminase; this translates as MRPYKVLVVDDSAFMRKIISDLIENDADYQVTATASNGREAIEKVNELRPDLVTMDVEMPEMNGLEALKIIMAQRPLPVIMLSGINEEGMKETILALEWGAFDFIRKPSISNSQDIIAVGESLREQMKEAMLAREQREARASAYKTPDLPPADQPVLPAPSPAPRTVIEPVKRKIEPLKKETDSLRKPVQGTLKPKGNAPLELPADKNPQVKSPVSEVPKRLVKPAAAVPKPASERFRSRIQGDSGAAIPDLRSAAAETAAGGFFEPPAAQANAVSGSRGLRKLVAVGCSTGGPRALKAFLENIPGDFPAPIVIVQHMPPNFTKSLAQRLNTFSALDVAEAEHGMVLRQGAAYIAPGGYHLKVAPAAGGQYVIELTKEEARNGHRPSVDTLFESVLQLTSLERHAVIMTGMGSDGARMMKALYDSGVTSTFAESEETCVVYGMPRSAVELQCVKHILPLQDIAPRLVQAVK
- a CDS encoding chemotaxis protein CheD, yielding MIEEQSIIKVGMADLNIGSQDSLIRTTGLGSCVGLTLFDPGKRLAGMAHVMLPSSDIAREGQMNIAKFADTAVPELLSRLLALGAVRSRIVAKMAGGSQMFAFAGGSDTMRIGPRNVESCKLALDALNIPLIAEDTGGNYGRTIEIACNTGVLFIRSVQKGPKEI